One genomic window of Columba livia isolate bColLiv1 breed racing homer chromosome 9, bColLiv1.pat.W.v2, whole genome shotgun sequence includes the following:
- the LOC135580202 gene encoding olfactory receptor 14A16-like produces MTGPRAHRQKMSNSSSITQFLLLPFTDTRELQLLHFWLFLGICLAALLGNGLIITTIAWDQHLHAAMYFFLLNLALLDLGSISTTVPKSMANSLWDTRDISYSGCAAQIFSFAFLTAAEYSLLTVMSYDRYVAICKPLRYGTLLGSRACVHMAAAAWATGSLTALLHTANTFSLPLCKGNALGQFFCETPQILKLSCSHSYLRELGLLVTGVCLSFGCLVFIVVSYVQILRAVLRIPSEQGQHKAFSTCLPHLAVVSVFIGTGMFAYLKPPSISSPSLDLVVSVLNSVVPPAVNPLIYSMKNQELKDALKQLMAGFFSKALNFSSSVCHS; encoded by the coding sequence atgacaggtcctCGTGCCCACAGGCAgaaaatgtccaacagcagctccatcacccagttcctcctcctgccgttcacagacacacgggagctgcagctcttgcacttctggctcttcctgggcatctgcctggctgccctcctgggcaacggcctcatcatcaccaccatagcctgggaccagcacctccacgccgccatgtacttcttcctgctcaacctcgccctccttgaCCTGGGCTCTATCTCCACtactgtccccaaatccatggccaactccctgtgggacaccagggacatctCATACtcaggatgtgctgcacagatcttttcatttgccttcttgACAGCAGCAGAGTATTCTCTTCTCAccgtcatgtcgtacgaccgctatgttgccatctgcaaacccctgcgctacgggaccctcctgggcagcagagcttgtgtccacatggcagcagctgcctgggccactgggtctctcactgctctgctgcacacggccaatacattttcactgcccctatgcaagggcaatgccctgggccagttcttctgtgaaaccccccagatcctcaagctctcctgctcacactcctacctcagggaacttggacTTCTTGTGACTGGTGTCTGTTTATCATTTGGGTGTTtagtgttcattgtggtgtcctacgtgcagatcttgagggctgtgctgaggatcccctctgagcagggtcagcacaaagccttttccacctgcctccctcacctggccgtggtctctgTATTCATCGGCACAggcatgtttgcctacctgaagcccccctccatctcctccccatccctggacttggtggtgtctgttctgaactcagtggtgcctccagcagtgaaccccctcatctacagcatgaagaaccaggagctcaaggatgccttgAAGCAACTAATGGCTGGATTCTTTTCAAAGGCATTAAACTTCTCATCTTCTGTATGTCACTCATGA